Genomic window (Jeotgalibaca ciconiae):
CTGCTGGACCAAGTTCAATATAGCACTGGCGGAAAAATGGACCGATTTAGTGGACATGAGTTTATTAACATGGATAAGCCGACTTATCATGGAATTCCGTTGCAACTGAAAGATATTATGCACGATAAGGAACTCTCATTTAAAGATAAACTAGCGGTTATCGTAAACAGTTCATTTAACAATATGAAAAGAGGAACCGACCCCTGTATAACCACGGAAGAGTTTTTAGAATACCGTTTTTGTAAAGAAGTCAGTAGTTTAATCGCTTATCCAAATTATCCAGAAAATATTTATGGATCACTTGAATTATGTCCACCTCAATTTTTCGATTCGAATTTGGTTGAATTATTCGAATACTCCGATTCAAGAATGAAGATGAATCCAGAAGAATTAGAGTTTTATATGGACGGTTCAGGAAAAGAGTATACATTAAAAAATGGTCTCTCAGTCTTAGTGAGTCGTTTATTGCAAGATGTTCAATCGTTTATTCAAACAGATAAGTCAGTAACAGAAGTAACGCAAATTGACCAAGGAATTCATTTACTGAAATTGAATAAAAACGAAGAGCTTCGAGTAGGCAGTCTCATTTCAACGATCCCCTTATCAGAAAATTATCATCTTTTTAGTAAACGTTCTGGAAATGATGAACTAATACCTAAGCCTGTTCGGACGGGTATGGGAACTGTTTTATTCCAATTTCCCAAAGGAGTCATTGGCCGTTATCCACATGGTTATGGCTTCGTGATTCCCAAAAGGAGTTCTTATCATATTTCAAAAGCAATCTTTTTAAATCGGAAATGGCCGTCTTTTGAACATTCAGAATTTGATAATTTATTAATCGATATTGGGAGAAGACAGGAAGATACAATCATTGAATTGCCTGATGAAACGATTTTAGATTTTATTGAAAAAGAGTTACAAGAAATTTTGCAGCTTGACGGTACATATCATTACGCAAGAGTTTATCGATGGAGCAATGCAATACCTCATATTTCGATAGAAGAGCGCAAGAATCTAATTAAAAATGAGGCACAATTTGAAAAAGAATTTAACTCCAAAGGAATTTTTCTTGGGGGGAATGGTCTGCACGGCTACGGAATGAAGAACGCCATTCGG
Coding sequences:
- the hemG gene encoding protoporphyrinogen oxidase, with the protein product MERARKKIAIIGSGISGLVAAYEVNKYIQKEQLPFEILLLEKRLTPGGLIKTIETEDGFVDVGASSFDIRKSDIRPFLEELGLLDQVQYSTGGKMDRFSGHEFINMDKPTYHGIPLQLKDIMHDKELSFKDKLAVIVNSSFNNMKRGTDPCITTEEFLEYRFCKEVSSLIAYPNYPENIYGSLELCPPQFFDSNLVELFEYSDSRMKMNPEELEFYMDGSGKEYTLKNGLSVLVSRLLQDVQSFIQTDKSVTEVTQIDQGIHLLKLNKNEELRVGSLISTIPLSENYHLFSKRSGNDELIPKPVRTGMGTVLFQFPKGVIGRYPHGYGFVIPKRSSYHISKAIFLNRKWPSFEHSEFDNLLIDIGRRQEDTIIELPDETILDFIEKELQEILQLDGTYHYARVYRWSNAIPHISIEERKNLIKNEAQFEKEFNSKGIFLGGNGLHGYGMKNAIREGQILAVKAIEYMKEKNNASIEATSL